The Clostridioides difficile genome has a segment encoding these proteins:
- a CDS encoding DNA-directed RNA polymerase subunit beta — MPHPVTIGKRTRMSFSKIKEIADVPNLIEIQVDSYEWFLKEGLKEVFDDISPIEDYTGNLILEFVDYSLDDKPKYDIEECKERDATYCAPLKVKVRLINKETGEIKEQEVFMGDFPLMTERGTFVINGAERVIVSQLVRSPGVYYAEERDKTGKRLISSTVIPNRGAWLEYETDSNDVISVRVDRTRKQPVTVLLRALGIGTDAEIIDLLGEDERLSATLEKDNTKTVEEGLVEIYKKLRPGEPPTVESASSLLNALFFDPKRYDLAKVGRYKFNKKLALCYRIMNRISAEDIINPETGEVFVKAGEKISYELAKDIQNAGINVVNLLMDDDKKVRVIGNNFVDIKSHIDFDIDDLNIKEKVHYPTLKEILDGYSDEEEIKEAIKSRIKELIPKHILLDDIIASISYEFNIFYNIGNIDDIDHLGNRRIRSVGELLQNQVRIGLSRMERVIKERMTVQDMEAITPQALVNIRPVSAAIKEFFGSSQLSQFMDQTNPLSELTHKRRLSALGPGGLSRERAGFEVRDVHHSHYGRMCPIETPEGPNIGLINSLGTYAKINEFGFIESPYRKFDKATSTVTDEIHYLTADEEDLFVRAQANEPLTDDGKFVNHRVVCRTVNGAVEMVPESRVDYMDISPKQVVSVATAMIPFLENDDANRALMGANMQRQAVPLVRREAPIIGTGIEYRAAKDSGAVVVARNSGIAERVTADEIIIKREDGNRDRYNLLKFKRSNSGTCINQTPIITKGEQIMQGDVIADGPATDLGEVALGRNCLIAFMTWEGYNYEDAILINERLVKEDRLSTIHIEEYECEARDTKLGPEEITRDIPNVGDSAIKNLDDRGIIRIGAEVDSGDILVGKVTPKGETELTAEERLLRAIFGEKAREVRDTSLKVPHGESGIIVDVKVFTRENGDDLSPGVNELVRCYIAKKRKIKVGDKMAGRHGNKGVISRILPEEDMPFMENGTPLDIILNPQGIPSRMNIGQVLEVHLGLAAKTLGWYVATSVFDGANEYDIMDALEEAGYPRDGKLTLYDGRTGETFDNRITVGYMYYLKLHHLVDEKLHARSTGPYSLVTQQPLGGKAQFGGQRFGEMEVWALEAYGAAHILQEILTVKSDDVVGRVRTYEAIVKGENIPEPGIPESFKVLIKELQSLCLDVKVLTDEDQEIEVRESVDEDDTIGEFELDVVNNMGEVEESNIIEEIEDDFTENVEDEDIENLEEFAEEDLFEEEIDFDGDDFDM; from the coding sequence ATGCCACATCCTGTCACGATAGGTAAAAGAACTAGAATGAGCTTTTCTAAAATTAAGGAAATAGCTGATGTGCCAAATCTTATAGAAATTCAAGTAGATTCCTATGAGTGGTTTTTAAAAGAAGGTTTAAAAGAAGTGTTTGATGATATTTCACCAATAGAAGATTATACTGGTAATCTTATATTGGAATTTGTTGACTATTCTTTAGATGATAAACCAAAGTACGATATAGAAGAGTGTAAAGAGAGAGATGCTACATATTGTGCACCTCTAAAAGTTAAGGTAAGACTTATAAATAAAGAAACAGGTGAAATAAAAGAGCAAGAAGTATTTATGGGTGACTTCCCTTTAATGACAGAAAGAGGAACTTTCGTTATAAATGGGGCAGAAAGAGTTATCGTAAGTCAATTAGTTAGATCTCCTGGTGTTTACTATGCGGAAGAGAGAGACAAAACAGGTAAGAGATTAATTTCATCTACTGTAATTCCTAATAGAGGAGCATGGTTAGAATATGAAACAGATTCTAACGATGTAATATCTGTAAGAGTTGATAGAACAAGAAAACAACCAGTTACAGTTTTACTTAGAGCTTTAGGAATAGGGACAGATGCAGAAATAATTGACCTTTTAGGAGAAGACGAAAGATTATCTGCTACATTAGAAAAAGATAATACTAAGACAGTAGAGGAAGGTCTTGTTGAGATATATAAAAAATTAAGACCAGGTGAACCTCCTACTGTAGAAAGTGCATCATCTTTGTTAAATGCTCTATTCTTTGATCCAAAGAGATATGATTTAGCAAAAGTTGGTAGATACAAATTTAATAAAAAACTTGCTTTATGCTATAGAATTATGAATAGAATTTCAGCAGAAGACATAATAAACCCTGAAACAGGAGAAGTATTTGTAAAAGCTGGAGAAAAAATAAGCTATGAGTTAGCTAAAGACATACAAAATGCAGGTATAAATGTAGTAAATCTATTAATGGATGATGATAAGAAAGTTAGAGTTATAGGAAATAATTTTGTAGACATTAAGTCTCATATTGATTTTGACATAGATGATTTAAACATAAAAGAAAAAGTGCATTATCCAACATTAAAAGAAATTTTAGATGGATATAGTGATGAAGAAGAAATAAAAGAAGCTATAAAATCAAGAATTAAAGAACTTATACCAAAACATATATTATTAGACGATATAATAGCTTCAATAAGTTATGAGTTTAATATATTCTATAATATAGGAAATATTGATGATATAGACCATTTAGGAAATAGAAGAATAAGATCTGTAGGAGAATTATTACAAAACCAAGTTAGAATTGGTCTTTCAAGAATGGAAAGAGTCATAAAAGAAAGAATGACAGTTCAAGATATGGAAGCTATAACGCCTCAAGCGTTAGTTAACATAAGACCAGTTTCAGCTGCAATAAAAGAATTCTTCGGTAGTTCTCAGTTATCTCAGTTCATGGACCAAACAAATCCTTTATCTGAGTTAACACATAAGAGAAGACTATCAGCTCTTGGACCTGGAGGTCTTTCAAGAGAAAGAGCTGGATTCGAAGTGCGTGACGTTCACCATTCACACTACGGTAGAATGTGTCCGATAGAGACTCCAGAAGGACCAAACATCGGTCTTATAAACTCTCTTGGAACTTATGCAAAAATAAATGAATTTGGATTTATAGAATCACCATATAGAAAATTTGATAAAGCAACATCAACAGTTACTGATGAGATACATTATTTAACTGCTGACGAAGAAGATTTATTCGTAAGAGCTCAGGCAAATGAGCCATTAACAGACGATGGTAAATTCGTAAACCATAGAGTTGTTTGTAGAACTGTAAATGGTGCTGTTGAAATGGTTCCTGAAAGCAGAGTAGACTATATGGATATATCTCCTAAGCAGGTGGTATCTGTTGCCACTGCTATGATACCTTTCTTAGAAAATGATGACGCCAACCGTGCCCTTATGGGAGCGAACATGCAACGTCAGGCAGTGCCTCTAGTTAGAAGAGAAGCACCAATTATAGGAACTGGTATAGAATATAGAGCTGCAAAAGACTCTGGAGCAGTTGTTGTTGCTAGAAATTCTGGTATAGCAGAAAGAGTAACAGCAGATGAGATAATTATAAAAAGAGAAGATGGAAATAGAGATAGATATAATCTACTTAAATTTAAACGTTCAAACTCAGGTACTTGTATAAATCAAACACCTATAATAACTAAAGGTGAGCAAATAATGCAAGGAGATGTTATAGCAGATGGTCCAGCAACTGACTTAGGAGAAGTAGCACTTGGAAGAAACTGTCTTATAGCATTCATGACTTGGGAAGGTTATAACTACGAAGATGCCATATTAATAAATGAAAGATTAGTTAAAGAAGATAGACTATCAACAATTCATATAGAAGAATATGAATGTGAAGCTAGAGATACAAAACTAGGACCAGAGGAAATAACTAGAGATATACCTAATGTTGGAGATAGTGCAATTAAGAACTTAGATGACAGAGGTATAATAAGAATAGGTGCAGAAGTAGATTCAGGAGATATATTAGTTGGTAAAGTAACTCCAAAAGGAGAAACTGAACTTACAGCTGAGGAAAGATTACTTCGTGCAATATTTGGTGAAAAGGCTAGAGAAGTTAGAGATACTTCACTTAAAGTACCTCATGGTGAATCTGGTATAATAGTTGATGTAAAAGTATTTACTAGAGAAAATGGAGATGATTTATCTCCAGGAGTAAATGAATTAGTAAGATGTTATATAGCTAAAAAGAGAAAAATAAAAGTTGGAGATAAAATGGCTGGTCGTCATGGTAATAAAGGGGTTATCTCAAGAATATTACCAGAAGAAGATATGCCATTTATGGAAAATGGAACTCCGCTAGATATAATACTTAACCCACAAGGTATACCATCACGTATGAACATCGGTCAGGTTTTAGAGGTTCATTTAGGACTTGCTGCTAAGACGTTAGGATGGTATGTTGCAACATCAGTATTTGATGGTGCCAATGAGTATGATATAATGGATGCCCTTGAAGAAGCTGGATATCCTAGAGATGGTAAATTAACTTTATATGATGGTAGAACAGGTGAAACTTTTGATAATAGAATAACTGTTGGATATATGTACTACTTAAAACTACATCACTTAGTTGATGAAAAACTACATGCAAGAAGTACTGGACCATACTCATTAGTTACTCAACAGCCACTAGGTGGTAAAGCACAATTTGGTGGACAAAGATTTGGAGAGATGGAGGTTTGGGCTCTAGAAGCATATGGAGCTGCTCATATACTTCAAGAAATACTTACTGTCAAGTCTGATGATGTTGTAGGTCGTGTTAGAACTTACGAAGCTATAGTTAAAGGTGAAAACATACCTGAGCCAGGAATCCCAGAATCATTTAAGGTTCTTATAAAAGAACTTCAAAGTTTATGCTTAGATGTAAAAGTATTAACAGATGAAGATCAAGAAATAGAAGTAAGAGAATCTGTAGATGAAGATGACACAATAGGTGAATTTGAACTAGATGTTGTAAATAACATGGGAGAAGTTGAAGAAAGTAATATAATAGAAGAAATTGAAGATGATTTTACGGAAAACGTAGAAGATGAGGATATAGAGAATTTAGAAGAATTCGCTGAAGAAGATTTATTTGAAGAAGAAATAGACTTTGATGGTGATGACTTTGATATGTAA
- a CDS encoding SDR family oxidoreductase yields MEKLQGKIAVVTAATKGIGLASAEILAQNGAVVYLAARSEELANEVIDRISAEGGCAKFVYFNAREEETFTSMIEDVVKKEGKIDILVNNFGSTNPSLDKDLLTGDTDNFFDTVNTNLKSVYLPCKAAIPHMIKNGKGSIINISSIGSVLPDLSRIAYCVSKSAINSLTQNIATQYAKDNVRCNAVLPGLIATKAALDNMSPEFIKEFLKHVPLNRIGKPEDIAKAVLFYASDDSAFITGDLLEVAGGFGLPTPQFADNILG; encoded by the coding sequence ATGGAAAAATTACAAGGTAAAATTGCAGTGGTTACTGCAGCAACTAAAGGTATTGGATTAGCATCAGCTGAAATATTGGCACAAAATGGAGCAGTTGTATATTTAGCAGCTCGTTCAGAAGAATTGGCTAATGAAGTTATAGATAGAATAAGTGCAGAAGGTGGTTGTGCTAAGTTTGTTTATTTCAATGCCCGCGAAGAAGAAACATTTACTTCAATGATAGAAGATGTAGTTAAAAAAGAAGGTAAGATAGATATACTTGTAAATAATTTTGGTTCGACAAATCCTTCTCTTGATAAAGACCTTTTAACTGGAGATACAGACAATTTCTTTGATACAGTAAATACTAATTTAAAAAGTGTATATTTACCATGTAAAGCCGCTATTCCTCATATGATAAAGAATGGCAAGGGAAGTATAATAAATATATCTAGTATAGGTTCAGTATTACCTGACCTATCTAGAATCGCTTACTGTGTATCAAAATCAGCAATTAACTCATTAACTCAAAATATAGCAACACAATATGCAAAAGATAATGTTAGATGTAATGCTGTACTTCCAGGTCTTATTGCAACTAAAGCTGCTTTAGATAATATGTCTCCAGAATTTATAAAGGAGTTTCTAAAGCATGTTCCTTTAAATCGTATAGGGAAACCAGAAGACATAGCAAAAGCTGTTTTATTCTATGCTAGTGATGACTCAGCATTTATAACAGGAGACTTACTTGAAGTAGCCGGAGGGTTTGGTTTACCTACACCACAATTTGCAGATAATATATTAGGATAA
- the rplL gene encoding 50S ribosomal protein L7/L12, producing MTIEQILEAIENMKVLELNELVKAAEEKFGVSASAPVMVAGAAAGGPAAEEKTEFDVVLAEVGSSKVGVIKAVREITGLGLKEAKEVVDNAPKTVKEGASKEEADQIKEKLEAAGAKVEVK from the coding sequence ATGACAATAGAACAAATATTAGAAGCTATAGAAAATATGAAAGTTTTAGAATTAAATGAATTAGTTAAAGCTGCTGAAGAAAAATTCGGCGTATCAGCTTCAGCTCCAGTAATGGTAGCTGGTGCAGCTGCTGGTGGACCAGCTGCTGAAGAAAAAACTGAGTTTGATGTAGTATTAGCTGAGGTTGGTTCTTCAAAAGTTGGAGTTATAAAAGCAGTTAGAGAAATAACAGGATTAGGATTAAAAGAAGCTAAAGAAGTAGTTGACAATGCTCCTAAGACAGTTAAAGAAGGAGCTTCTAAAGAAGAAGCTGATCAAATAAAAGAAAAATTAGAAGCTGCTGGAGCTAAAGTAGAAGTTAAGTAG
- the rplJ gene encoding 50S ribosomal protein L10, which translates to MRKAIEIKSEVVSEIVEKLQKSSAAVVVDYKGLTVEEVTELRKQMREAGVDYKVYKNTLVRRAAKEVGIEQFNEELLVGTNAIAFGYDDPVAPARILKGFMDSHPKMKLKMGVVEGVFYDEAKIVEMANIPSREVLIAKLLGSLKAPISNFAYLIDAIAKKAEGQEEA; encoded by the coding sequence ATGAGAAAAGCTATAGAAATTAAATCAGAAGTTGTTTCTGAAATAGTTGAAAAGTTACAAAAATCTTCTGCTGCGGTTGTTGTTGATTACAAAGGATTAACAGTTGAAGAAGTAACTGAGTTAAGAAAACAAATGAGAGAAGCTGGTGTAGATTACAAAGTATATAAAAATACTTTAGTTAGAAGAGCAGCTAAAGAAGTTGGTATAGAGCAATTCAATGAAGAATTATTAGTTGGTACTAATGCTATAGCATTTGGATATGATGATCCAGTTGCTCCAGCTAGAATATTAAAAGGATTCATGGATTCTCATCCAAAGATGAAATTAAAGATGGGTGTTGTAGAAGGTGTATTCTATGATGAAGCTAAGATTGTTGAAATGGCTAACATACCATCAAGAGAAGTTCTTATCGCTAAATTACTTGGTAGCTTAAAAGCTCCAATATCAAACTTTGCATACTTAATAGATGCAATAGCGAAAAAGGCAGAAGGTCAAGAAGAAGCTTAA
- the rplA gene encoding 50S ribosomal protein L1, translated as MAKKGKRYAGALQKVDRTKFYDASEALTLVSDIAGAKFDETVEAHIKLGVDSRHADQQVRGAVVLPHGTGKTKRVLVFAKGEKAKEAEQAGADFVGAEELVQKIQGENWFDFDIVVATPDMMGVVGRLGRVLGPKGLMPNPKSGTVTFDVAKAIDEIKAGKVEYRLDKTNIIHVPVGKVSFGGEKLSENFAALMDAIIKAKPAAAKGQYLRSITVASSMGPGVKINPARTAE; from the coding sequence ATGGCTAAAAAAGGTAAAAGATATGCAGGTGCATTACAAAAAGTAGATAGAACTAAATTCTATGATGCATCAGAAGCATTAACATTAGTTTCAGATATAGCTGGAGCTAAATTTGACGAAACAGTAGAAGCACACATTAAATTAGGTGTTGACTCAAGACATGCTGATCAACAAGTAAGAGGTGCAGTTGTATTACCTCATGGAACTGGTAAAACTAAAAGAGTTTTAGTTTTCGCTAAAGGTGAAAAAGCTAAAGAAGCTGAACAAGCTGGTGCTGATTTTGTAGGAGCTGAAGAATTAGTTCAAAAAATACAAGGTGAAAACTGGTTTGATTTTGATATAGTAGTTGCTACTCCAGATATGATGGGTGTAGTAGGTAGATTAGGTAGAGTATTAGGACCTAAAGGTTTAATGCCAAACCCTAAATCAGGAACAGTTACATTTGATGTAGCTAAAGCTATAGATGAAATAAAAGCTGGTAAAGTTGAATACAGATTAGACAAAACTAATATAATACACGTTCCAGTAGGAAAAGTATCATTTGGTGGAGAAAAATTATCTGAAAACTTTGCTGCATTAATGGATGCTATAATAAAAGCTAAACCAGCTGCTGCTAAAGGGCAATATTTAAGAAGTATAACTGTAGCTTCTTCAATGGGACCTGGAGTTAAAATAAACCCAGCAAGAACAGCTGAATAA
- the rplK gene encoding 50S ribosomal protein L11, whose amino-acid sequence MAKKVIGQIKLQIPAGKATPAPPVGPALGQHGVNIMGFTKEFNAKTADQAGMIIPVVITVYQDRSFSFITKTPPAAVLIKKALNLKSGSGEPNKKKVAKITSAQVREIAELKMPDLNAASVEAAMSMIAGTARSMGVVVED is encoded by the coding sequence ATGGCTAAAAAAGTTATAGGTCAAATAAAATTACAAATACCTGCAGGAAAGGCTACTCCAGCGCCACCAGTTGGACCAGCATTAGGACAACATGGTGTTAATATAATGGGATTCACAAAAGAATTTAATGCTAAAACTGCGGATCAAGCTGGAATGATAATACCAGTTGTTATAACTGTATATCAAGATAGATCATTCAGTTTTATAACAAAAACTCCACCAGCTGCTGTTTTAATTAAAAAAGCATTAAACTTAAAATCAGGTTCTGGAGAACCAAACAAAAAGAAAGTTGCTAAAATAACTTCAGCTCAAGTAAGAGAAATAGCTGAATTAAAAATGCCTGACTTAAATGCTGCATCAGTAGAAGCTGCTATGAGTATGATAGCTGGTACTGCTAGAAGCATGGGTGTTGTAGTAGAAGACTAA
- the nusG gene encoding transcription termination/antitermination protein NusG codes for MSELQEASWYVVHTYSGHENKVKATIEKAVKTRSMEDCIRQVVVPTEEVVETTKTGKEKTRQRKVYPSYVLVKMIITDESWYVVRNTKGVTGFVGPGSKPVPLSEDEVKAMGIDTTDPKVVNSDIGFEIGDTVKVSQGPFSGQVGNIEEIDLENREVKVCINAFGKRTLFVIELEGIEKI; via the coding sequence ATGTCAGAATTACAAGAAGCAAGTTGGTATGTAGTTCATACTTATTCGGGACATGAAAATAAAGTTAAAGCTACAATAGAAAAAGCAGTTAAAACAAGAAGTATGGAAGACTGCATAAGACAAGTAGTTGTTCCAACAGAAGAAGTAGTGGAAACTACTAAAACTGGGAAAGAAAAAACTAGACAACGTAAAGTTTATCCAAGTTATGTTTTGGTTAAAATGATAATAACTGATGAATCTTGGTATGTAGTAAGAAATACTAAGGGAGTTACAGGTTTCGTTGGACCTGGTTCAAAACCAGTACCATTAAGTGAAGATGAAGTTAAAGCTATGGGTATAGATACAACTGACCCTAAAGTAGTAAATAGTGATATTGGCTTTGAAATAGGAGATACAGTAAAGGTATCTCAAGGACCATTTAGTGGACAAGTAGGAAACATAGAAGAGATTGACTTAGAAAACAGAGAAGTTAAAGTGTGCATAAATGCATTTGGTAAAAGGACTCTATTTGTAATAGAGCTTGAAGGTATAGAAAAAATCTAA
- the secE gene encoding preprotein translocase subunit SecE produces MAAQTNDGAKTKKRFSLFGYLKETKQELKRVTWPTKKELFKNTGIVLTVVISCTILVWGIDTILSGALALLLK; encoded by the coding sequence ATGGCTGCCCAAACAAATGACGGTGCAAAAACTAAAAAGAGATTCAGTTTATTTGGATATTTAAAAGAAACTAAACAAGAATTGAAAAGAGTTACATGGCCGACAAAAAAAGAATTGTTTAAAAACACAGGTATAGTTTTAACTGTAGTTATTTCATGCACTATATTAGTATGGGGTATAGACACTATATTATCTGGTGCACTAGCGTTATTACTAAAATAG
- the rpmG gene encoding 50S ribosomal protein L33, protein MRVKVTLACTECKQRNYNTTKNKKNNPDRIELQKYCRFCKKHTTHKETK, encoded by the coding sequence ATGAGAGTTAAAGTAACTTTAGCATGTACAGAGTGTAAGCAAAGAAACTACAACACTACTAAGAATAAGAAAAATAATCCAGACAGAATAGAATTACAAAAATACTGTAGATTCTGTAAAAAGCATACAACTCATAAAGAAACAAAATAG
- the tuf gene encoding elongation factor Tu, with amino-acid sequence MAKAKYERTKPHVNIGTIGHVDHGKTTLTAAITKTLYDRYQLGEAVDFANIDKAPEERERGITISTAHVEYETPNRHYAHVDCPGHADYVKNMITGAAQMDGAILVCSATDGPMPQTREHILLSRQVGVPYIVVFLNKCDMVDDEELLELVEMEVRDLLTEYDFPGDDTPIIRGSALMALEDPKSEWGNKIVELFEQIDEYIPAPERDTDKPFLMPVEDVFSITGRGTVATGRVERGVLKVQDEVELVGLTEAPRKVVVTGVEMFRKLLDQAQAGDNIGALLRGVQRAEIERGQVLAKTGSVKAHTKFTAEVYVLKKEEGGRHTPFFDGYRPQFYFRTTDVTGACKLPDGIEMVMPGDNVTMEVDLINSIVVEEGLRFSIREGGRTVASGVVATIIE; translated from the coding sequence ATGGCTAAAGCTAAATACGAAAGAACAAAACCTCATGTTAATATAGGGACAATAGGACACGTTGACCATGGTAAAACTACATTAACAGCAGCAATAACAAAAACATTATATGACAGATATCAATTAGGAGAAGCAGTAGATTTCGCAAACATAGATAAAGCTCCAGAAGAAAGAGAAAGAGGAATCACAATATCAACAGCACACGTTGAGTATGAAACTCCAAACAGACACTACGCACACGTTGACTGCCCAGGACATGCTGACTACGTTAAGAACATGATAACAGGAGCAGCACAAATGGACGGAGCAATATTAGTTTGTTCAGCAACAGATGGACCAATGCCACAAACAAGAGAGCATATACTATTATCAAGACAAGTTGGTGTACCATATATAGTAGTATTCTTAAACAAATGTGACATGGTAGATGATGAAGAGTTATTAGAGCTAGTAGAAATGGAAGTAAGAGATTTATTAACAGAATATGATTTCCCAGGAGATGATACTCCAATAATAAGAGGATCAGCATTAATGGCATTAGAAGATCCAAAGAGCGAATGGGGAAATAAAATAGTAGAATTATTCGAGCAAATAGATGAGTATATACCAGCACCAGAAAGAGATACTGACAAACCATTCTTAATGCCAGTAGAAGACGTATTCTCAATCACAGGAAGAGGAACAGTTGCAACAGGAAGAGTGGAAAGAGGAGTATTAAAAGTACAAGACGAAGTAGAATTAGTAGGATTAACAGAAGCACCAAGAAAAGTAGTAGTAACAGGAGTAGAAATGTTCAGAAAATTATTAGACCAAGCACAAGCAGGGGATAATATAGGAGCATTATTAAGAGGAGTACAAAGAGCTGAAATAGAAAGAGGACAAGTACTAGCAAAAACTGGATCAGTAAAAGCACACACAAAATTTACAGCAGAAGTATATGTACTTAAAAAAGAAGAAGGTGGAAGACATACACCATTCTTTGATGGATATAGACCACAGTTCTACTTTAGAACAACAGATGTAACAGGAGCTTGTAAGTTACCAGATGGAATAGAAATGGTAATGCCTGGAGACAACGTAACAATGGAAGTAGACTTAATAAACTCAATAGTTGTAGAAGAGGGATTAAGATTCTCAATAAGAGAAGGTGGAAGAACAGTAGCTTCAGGAGTTGTTGCTACAATAATAGAGTAA
- the sigH gene encoding RNA polymerase sporulation sigma factor SigH, with the protein MLVAKEKSYELIDNCQQDEYNIVLKASEGDKIALEYIITKYRNFVKAKAKSYFLIGADKEDIIQEGMIGLYKAVRDFDGSKTNSFKCFAEICITRQIITAIKTATRQKHIPLNSYVSLNKPIYDEESDRTLLDIIATSIVTDPEELIISKEELKNIESKMNELLSDLELEVLELYLNGKSYQFIADKLKRDVKSIDNALQRVKRKLEKHLENRND; encoded by the coding sequence ATGTTGGTAGCAAAAGAAAAAAGTTATGAGTTAATAGACAATTGTCAGCAAGATGAGTATAACATTGTATTAAAAGCAAGTGAAGGGGATAAGATAGCACTAGAGTACATTATTACCAAATACAGAAATTTTGTAAAGGCAAAAGCAAAGTCATATTTTTTAATTGGAGCAGATAAAGAAGATATAATACAAGAAGGAATGATAGGCCTTTATAAGGCAGTTAGAGATTTTGATGGAAGTAAGACAAATTCATTTAAATGTTTTGCAGAGATATGTATAACAAGACAAATAATAACTGCTATAAAAACTGCAACAAGACAAAAACATATACCTTTAAATTCATATGTTTCTTTGAATAAACCAATATATGATGAAGAGTCAGACAGAACACTTTTAGATATAATAGCTACAAGTATAGTAACAGATCCAGAAGAACTTATAATTAGTAAAGAAGAATTAAAAAATATAGAATCAAAGATGAACGAATTATTAAGTGACTTGGAATTAGAAGTCCTAGAATTGTATTTGAATGGAAAGTCATACCAGTTCATAGCGGACAAACTTAAAAGAGATGTAAAGTCAATAGATAACGCTTTACAAAGGGTTAAGAGAAAATTAGAAAAACATCTTGAAAACAGAAATGATTAA
- a CDS encoding NYN domain-containing protein translates to MRRNINHYLIIDGYNIINAWDNLKELAKEDLEDSREKLIDDIIEFSEFMGYKTIIVFDAYNVKNSREKVEKRKHITIVYTREHQTADSYIEKFITSLSKYDDVKVATNDYAEQQMILGKGAMRMSARELKLELDRSKNKMKEKNSGLRKKIQRNWLEERLDEETLSKLENIRRKR, encoded by the coding sequence ATGAGAAGAAACATAAATCACTACTTAATAATAGATGGCTATAATATTATAAATGCGTGGGATAATTTAAAAGAACTGGCTAAAGAGGATTTAGAAGATTCTCGAGAAAAACTTATTGATGATATTATAGAATTCTCTGAGTTTATGGGATATAAGACTATAATAGTTTTTGATGCTTATAATGTTAAGAATTCCCGAGAAAAAGTTGAAAAAAGAAAACACATAACAATAGTTTATACAAGAGAGCACCAAACAGCAGATAGTTATATAGAAAAATTTATAACTTCTCTATCAAAATATGATGATGTAAAAGTAGCTACTAATGACTATGCAGAGCAACAAATGATTTTAGGAAAAGGTGCTATGAGAATGTCTGCTAGAGAATTAAAGTTAGAATTAGATCGTTCCAAGAATAAAATGAAGGAAAAAAATAGCGGTTTAAGGAAAAAAATTCAGCGAAATTGGTTGGAGGAAAGGTTAGATGAAGAAACATTGTCGAAACTTGAGAACATTCGTAGAAAGCGTTGA